In Apodemus sylvaticus chromosome 7, mApoSyl1.1, whole genome shotgun sequence, the sequence AACCTTTTTATCTGCCTATCAGGCTTCTGTTTTGACATGGAAATATCTACCCCTTGGCTGGTGAAGATACTTGCCTCCTGCCCCCAACCTGAGTTCAACCTGGAGCCTAGAGTAGAAGAGGACTgactccctcaagttgtcctctggcttccacacacacgGGCACTCCCACAGGGCCGcacaatcaaccaaccaatagaAATAatcttatttgttgtttgtttgtttgtttattggttttttgagacagggtttctctgtgtagccctggctgtcctggaactcactctgttgaccaggctggcctcaaactcagaaatccacctgcctctgcctcccaagtgctgggattaaaggtgtgtgccactactgcctagcataaataataatttaagtaTACACTTTGGAAAAATAATtccatgtgtgcttgtgtatagtGCTGGTGATGAAACCTCTCTTTGTACATTCTAggcaaaaagttattttttttttaactaatgtctatgtgtgtgtgtgtgtgtgtgtgtgtgtgtgtgtgtgtgtgtgtgtgtgtgtgtatctttaggTATATTATGGAataattgtttcattttcttctaccTTAACTTTGTCTTATAAATTGCATGCAGTAACTAAAACAATGAAGTATAGTTTGAAAGACAATGTCACCGAATGTGCTATTTATATGGAAGCTcacctgaggtgctgagaaaacaaATGTAAGAAATAAGTAGGGAGtgcttatttatgtgtatgctcTTGGCAGGTGCTGTTGGCAGCAGCAGTCTGCACGAAAGCGGGAAAGGCTATTGTTTCTCGACAGTTTGTGGAGATGACCCGAACTCGGATTGAAGGCTTATTAGCAGCTTTCCCAAAACTCATGAACACTGGAAAACAACATACTTTTGTTGAAACAGAGAGTGTAAGATATGTCTACCAACCTATGGAGAAACTGTACATGGTATTGATCACTACAAAGAACAGCAATATCTTAGAAGATTTGGAGACTTTAAGGCTTTTCTCAAGAGTGGTAAGAGACCTATGATACTGGATACACTGCtgaattacattttaattgaaaGTAGGTTTGACTCTAAAATAGCTGATATGATCAGTTTGTGGAACCTTGTACACATCTCAACAACTTATCCATGCGACTCATTTAATGCCTgcctgcttacttgcttgctttttttttctttttttattttgcagtGCCTTATGCATTCTATGCAAGCACTCTGTCGCTGAGCTACACCCAATCCCCTCCAGCTCTTCATTCATTCAGCAGACACTTGTTGGGTTTCTTCCTAGGCTATAAGTATTCCAAAGGAGAATGCAGACTCATTCTTTCATATCTCAGTTCTTAACTAATTTAGTATGTCTGTGTTTCTGAAATTTGTTTGGACCCCTACCCTGTTGTGTATGTCTATGTtaccatgtgggtggtgggaattgagcccaagtcctctggaaaaacagtttATACTGTTAGCCATTgactcatctctccaaccccattgttttattttttccccattgttttattaattgggatctttttgagacaagatttcatatagcccaggctagctataccttgctatgtagccaaagatgacagtgagcttccacctcccaagtactaaaattcattgtttttgaaatTTGTATTTAAAAGACATAGAAACTTAGCTGCTATGAAATTCTTAATCTTTGTTGTCTGTTACTGTCTGTAATTAGATCCCTGAATATTGCCGAGCCTTAGAGGAAAATGAAATATCTGAGCactgttttgatttgatttttgcttttgatgAAATTGTTGCCCTGGGATACCGGGAGAATGTTAACCTGGCACAGATCAGAACCTTCACAGAAATGGACTCCCATGAAGAGAAAGTATTCAGAGCAGTCCGAGAGGTAAGTGACTGCTGATTTGAGTGTCTTTCTGTTAACTTTCACTAATCTAATATCCTAGTTTTACTTGCTAATGTAGACTGTACTGAAAGCTACAAACATGTCTCTTTCTATAGACTCAAGAACGTGAAGCTAAGGCTGAGATGCGGCGTAAAGCAAAGGAATTACAACAGGCCCgaagagatgcagagagacagggaaaaaAAGCACCAGGATTTGGGGGATTTGGtagttctgcagtgtctggaggCAGCACAGCAGCCATGATCACAGAGACTATCATTGAAACGGATAAACCAAAAGTGGCGCCTGCACCTGCCAGGTATTGTCTAGTGTATTACCAACAATTAGGATGCAGAGGAaggctctctgtgtgtgtgcttcatgGGAGGGATATTTGGTTTCTAAGTTTAAATAATGAGGGACTTAATGATGTAAGCTGTGATACTAAAGTTGGATATATAAAAGGTGGGAATAAAGGAGATatctatgttattttttttcttttgtaagagttctACAAATTATGCcatgatttcttcatttcttatgACAGTAGTCTTAATTGGTGAAGTGGGGTAGTATTTAACTGTTTGTGgactatgaatttttctctttttaaatattaattattttatgggTATAACTGCTCTGCTTGTGCATATATATGTCCATTGTATTTGtgcctctgagaggcccaaggaGTGTGTCCGGTCACCTTGAACTGTAGTAATACACAGGTGCGAGCAGCCTTATGAGTACTGGGAACTAGAACCAAGTTCTCAAGAGCCACAGTTGCTCTTAGaatcaggtttttgtttttgttttcctttgtttatttttaaatgttatgtgtATGCCTTCAAGTATGTGTTTACCACATGGGTGCCTGGGGCCCATAGACGTCAGGAGAGTACATTCAGAACTGGAATTAGAgctgattgtgagccaccatgttggtggtGGGAACTAAACCTGTGCTCTTCAAGAACGAGTGCCCTtgacctgagccatctctctaaccccagaatatggggggggggttgttttgttttgttttgttttgtttttttggttttaataTTTCAGAAGAATCTGTGGCTGCTTAAGGTATATTATGCAAAATTCATTTTTTGTGCATAGTCACATTTATCTAGATGGGAAATGCTATGTTTTCATCAGACTACTTATGACTATAAAATTATAGCTTTTGTATTTGTGTACTTGATACTTTTATTAATAGTAGCGATCCATTTGTGCAAGTTCATATTACACTACCAGTGTTGTAGTTGTCCACCAACACTAGGAAACAGGTTTTCTCCTAAGAGCTTCACATTCCTTTAGAGAAAGCTTGGTTTGTAGTAGGCTATTAATTAAAGCTTgtgattttttgtatttttatcatatatttacTCATTTTGTATTCTTCCACTTAGACCTTCAGGCCCCAGCAAGGCTTTGAAACTTGGAGCTAAAGGAAAGGAAGTAGATAACTTTGTGGACAAATTGAAATCTGAAGGTGAAACTATTATGTCTTCTAATATGGGGAAACGTAGCTCGGAAGCAACCAAAGTACACGTTCCACCTGTTAATATGGAAAGGTAAGTAGTGGCTTCTTCAAGAACAAACATTGCAATTTTTTTaaaccatcttttaaaaaaaattgttgttgttgttgttgttgttctgtttttctttaagacaggatttcattGTGTAGCCAGGCTCACCAGGAACTcaactgtgtagatcaggctggcctcaaattcacaagagatcctcctgtttctgcctctcaaatgctagaattaaaggtatgtgctaccacacctgggtatttttattacttttagttcatgtatatctgtgtggggATTTGTAGAGTACAGGTGCCTGAAGAGACCAGAGGTATTAGATCTCCGAGGAGTTCGAAGTTACGGGTGGTTTTGAGTTACCTTTGTGGGTACTGGTACTCTTGAGCAATATGTGCTCTGAActcctgggccatctctccagcccttaaatttgtctttaaattctatcagtccttgcttatttatatatttatttatttttgtgctaGGGATCTAACCCAGAATCTTTTGTATGCTGAGTACACTATTTACATCTGAGCTGCATAATTCTAGCCTCTTGCTTTTGTGCCTTTTAACTGTtactgatttaaaatttttacttagtGCATAATCCAGATATTAACTTACAGTATGTTTTTCTCCCCGCTTTAAATACCATTGGAGACTCAGCCATCTATTCCCTATGAAGTTTAAAACTTGCCTTTTATTGGCTAACTTAGGAAAGGTAGCTTTATGCCTGTTGTGTAGCTTGTCTCTTAAGCATGGCATGGTGGAacatacctgtgatcccagcatttgggaggtagagactggaagatctggagttcaaggtcagcctcagttaTATCAAAGCCTAGGTCAAAGAAAACAACCCTTGACTTATGGAGCTAGAGGTACATTAACCCATATTTTGTCCTATCTTTTTCTAATTAAGACCATAAAGGAAAGTCAACCTTTAATATAAAATTTGTGAAGGTCCTCAAAGCAAATTAACAtgttaaattttatgtatttgaatccAGTATAATTCAATTTGTCTTttatctcagggctgaaataatgGTCGGTGGCATTTTTAAGCAATAGGCTAATCAAGTTTATATAATCAAGATGCAGATTTCTTGCCCTTAATCCCAGACCTACAGTTATTGATAGTTTGGAGGCCAACTGAAAGATGAGTCTGGGCGGATACCACTGTCAGGTGTGCATAAAGTGGACTGTTTACTCTTTCCTGTGTTCTGTTTGTTAGAAATGAACAGTGAAGAGATCTGGATACATCTCTTCACTCACTAAATTACTTGTGctattttggttgttttgagaaaAGCTGAGGTTTCAtgcctttcttaaaaaaattatttatttgtattttatgtgcattagtgttctgcttgcatgtatgtgtgtgtgagggcatcagatcccctggaactggaattatagacagttgtgaactgccatatgAGTGCATAtgacccaggtcctttggaagaacaaccaATACTCTTAAtaactgagtcatctttccagtccccatgccttttaaaaaaaaaaaaagtttgtttacttatttattctttaactTATGTTATTTCTTTGCACTTACGGGTcttatgcatgtgtgagtgcaggtgcccacagaaaccagaagagggcattggatcctctggcaATGGAGTTAAAGCTGTTGTGAGCTTTAACCACATGGGTACAGGGAGCTGAACTTAGTTAGGTCTTCTGTCAGAACAGAATGTGTTCTTGATCAATGGAGGCCtcgtactttttttttttttttaagatttatttatttatttatttatttatttaaaagatttatttattatatgtaagtacactgtagatgtcttcagacacaccagaaaagggtgtcagatctcattacagatggttgtgagccaccatgtggttgctaggatttgaactcaggacctttggaagagcagtcagtgctcttaaccactgagccatctttacaCAGCCCTGGCTTCATATTTTTAAACACAATCATATAGAAATGagaatttaatattcttttctaagTGATTAAGTTACCTTGAGCACAGAATGAACTTTTATGAAAGGTAAATTGggatctacatttcttttttttttttttttttttctttttttctgagacagggtttctgtagaacaggctggcctcgaactcagaaatccacctgcctctgcctcccattaaaggcgtgcgctaccaacGCCCGACCCAGGGGTCCTACATTTCTAAGATTCAGACTTTTGTGTTTTTGAGTCTAGTGTCTTTGTTTTGGGAAGGAACTAAGAGGctgggaccaaaaaaaaaaaaaaaaaagcccaaaatatTCTTTGTAGCCACTGTAGTTTACCTAGCTTCAAAGTAATTctagagctgggaagatggctcagcagttaagaggctgctcttctaaaggacccaaattcagttcccagcacccttatgGCGAATCGCAGCCATCGGTAACTCTAGCTCTGGAGAACCCAAtgccctctttcttctctgatgtctgcaggcaccaagcatacacacaggcacacatgcatataaacatacatttcTATTACAGAATATATATAGATTGAACTTACTAATTGCCCATAGcagtagcattaaaaaaaagtaaactttttaaaatgtataaaagtcTTCTCAAACAACCAAAATTAACTACTTTTTGGACATTTTTTCTGAGGGGATGGAATAGTTTGTAGTATAGAGGGGAGTTAAAAACCTGtggtttatctttaaaaaatgtttattcaaaGCAAACATTCATCTTAGTTATGCTCTAGTgctgtaaaaatgaaaaaaaaaaccactatgaTCAAGATAAGAAAGCACTTAATTGTGAGTTCTCTTACAGTTTTGGAGTTAGTTCATGATTATCATGGATGGGAGCATTgtggcagacaggcatggtgctctAGCACTGCTCTAGCAGTAGTGGAGAGCTTACCTTCTGATTCTCAGACAGCAGGCAAAGAGAAAGAGCCTAGGCTTGATGTGGGCTTCTCAAACCTCAAAGTCAGCCCAGTGACACACCACCCCCAACAAAGGTCACACCTTCAACAAGGCTAAACCTAATTCTTCCTAAACCTTCcaccagctgggaaccaaacattcaaaaacCAAATATTCAATGGCCtttggaggccattctcattcaaaccaccacaattagACATAATTTCCAGTTGCATTTTTCCATTAAATTATAGATAATGAGTAAATAGTGCTTTGTTGTGGTAAATCAccaaccccaataagcccatGCGAAGAACACACCACTCAGTTATACTATTTATAAGCAGTATATCTATACTGGGCAGTTACACCACTGCACTGCTCTAGTCCCCAGCTAGGAGATAGATGCCTTGTTACTTGTGGCTCCCCCAGGCCACATGgttctcctctgccttccttccacctcctcttcttccgTCTTTTTCCTCTTGACTCTtcatctcccctccttcctctctccttctctaaaaCCTCCtgccccacctttcccttccactgctcaatcacaggctctagcctttatttgaccagttaaaatggagaaaagattCACATGAAAACTCCTGAGTGATCCACTCCTCTTTGGGGCAGCctctcttgaggaagcagaattagcatcaaaatacaaacagcacccgGGCAATCCACaacagtgcttgcctagcctcagtaaggctctgggttcaattcctagaggcataaaagaagaaaactctATAGTCAAATGGtactggcacacacctttaaccctagcactcagaaggcagaggcaggtggatgtggtctacagagtgagttccaggacagctagggctacacagagaaaccctgttttactTACTTAAAATCATAGTAATGTGACATTTGAATGTAGTGTTTTGCCCTGAATAGGATATTGTACTGTGCCTTGTGATAATGGACAACTGATATACTTTTGGTAGGTTAGATCAAAAGTATTAATTCAGTATAAATTCATGAAGTTGATGATTGCATTAATATAGCTCAagcattctaggcaagcactctgatACTGAACTACAAGAATGTCTTCGTTCTTGTGAAGTAAGAATAGTGTTTAGAGGTAGAAGGACTATGGTGTTCATAgcctgccttttttctttttgttttgtttgttctttttcaagacagggtttctctgtgtagccctggctatcctggaactcactctatagaccaggctggcctcaactcagaaatccgcctgcctctgcctcccaagtgctaggataaaaggcatgtgccaccacctcctggccatAGCCTGCCTCTTAATAGTTCATGGGAGAAAGAAGTCAGTATATTTGTATATAGATAATACTTAAAGAGAGACTATGAGTATATAGTTAGTGAAACAAATGGGATATGATGTTAATAAAAGGTAACCAAGGTACTTGGTACAGTATATGCAgtctttgttttaaatgtattaattttttaggatatattttattcttcataCATGTATACTATGTTTCTTGATCATACCCACCCCTGGGTTAACCCTCTCACTTCCCTGGGACACTCTTCAACAGGTTCCCTCTCATACTCAcgatttcctcttttattttccttttttattttttttgtaagcCACCAGATTCAGTTAGTTTTGCTAGAATGTTTAATGATCTTGTTACTTAATCTTGTCCCCATAACCATAGCTGCAGTGAGTTTGTGAGTCCAACAGCCATGACTTGCCCAGAAGACCGCAGTTCACGGAACTCTTCCCTACCCTTTGGCTCTCAACCTTTTTGCACCCCTTCTTCTGTGAGCTTCGCTGAGCCTGGAGAAGAAAGTCCTGAtaaagatgtcccatttagggctcAGCACTCAACAAGCTGTTCTCTGCACTTTGAAGAGTTAGGAATCTGCGTTGGTGCCAACTGTAGAAAGAGGCTTTTCCAGCCACAATTGGGAGCAACACTAATctgtgtataaacataaatatttaggaaGCAGTATAATAATATGCCCATTTGGCAAAATAACAGTTTTAAGTTTTCTACTAAGTCCTATGATGTCCCAAACCATGGACTTTAACTAGGTTTACAATATCTTGCATGAATTCCCTCTTGTGAAGTATAGACCTCAGATCAAAccagaaagcagttggttaccTTCCTATAACTGACATACCACTGTTGCACCGCCAGGCATATCTTGCCTGGCAAGACACTAGTACAGGATTCAGGGTCTAGTACTTGGTAAGACATTTATCTTTCCTCCCCAGTGACCTGCATAGTACCTTCCAGCACTGAAAATTAGCCAACAGGGAAGATGTTTTCAGGTCAGTTCCACCAGTTTCCCTATCCGTACTAGAAGCAAAGTGAGTTGTGTCTTTAGCAGTAGTCTCATCGTCTAGTTAAGGTGAGCAGCAAGAGCAGTCAATAGCTTGTATTGTTCTGGAACCTTATATCCCACACCTGGCACAGAGATTGTTCTTTAATAAGATCTATCTTCTAGGGGAAGCATTGTCTACCTTtacatctatgtatctatgttacaattcctttttttaaaaaaaaaattatgttgccaggcagtggtggcacatgcctttaatcccagcactcgggaggcagaagcaggaggatttctgcattcaaggccagcctggtctacagagttccaggacagccagggctacacagaaaaaccctttctcgaaaaacaaattattttgtttttgagacaaataCCACATAGAACTTGCTATGtgaaacaggctggccttgaactcacagagaaccacctcatctgcctcctgagtgttgagatttaGAGGGTCTACTACAATACCtgccgtttgtttgtttgtttatttgtttgtttgtttgtttattccgagacagggtttctctgtatagtcctggctgtcctggaactcactgtgtagaccagtctggcttcgaactcagaaatccgcctgcctctgcctcccaagtgctgggattaaaggcgtgcgctgccggctggcttttattttttaaatttgcttaCAGAGTAAGTTTAAACATTACTGTCTGGCCGGGCAGTGCCACggtgaaaccctgactcaaaaaaccaaaaaaaacccaaaaaaaccaaaaaaacattactgtcttctttctttctttgtttcctttcttgaaACACGTGGTACTCACTTGTAGGGGAGCCCATGTTCAAATTTGTGAAAATCCTTCTGCTTTAGCTCCTTGGCACTCAGATTATAGGCATGGGTCTCCATGTCTACTTAATATGATTTTCATGTTGAAGCTTATTTTTTTCTCACTGCTACTTGGCATTTGTAGTAGTGTGTGTTCTAACggctgagccatttttctagccccttttctttctttttaaggacAGGGTTTCTTATGGTTCAGATTGGCCTTCGGGCCAAAGATGACCTGAACTGATTCTCCTCCCGACCGTACCTCCCAAGTACACATGCCAAAGCAGTACCATcatacctggttttatgtggagctgGAGTCACTCAGTGCTCCACGATGCTAGACAAACACTGCCAACTTAACTTCATCCTCAGCCTGCTTACCACTTTCCTGACATACTGATTTACTTTTGTTCTATAGTGTGCACATGAAGATTGAAGAAAAGATCACACTAACCTGTGGCAGAGATGGAGGATTACAGAATATGGAGCTGCATGGCATGATCATGCTTAGGATCTCAGATGACAAATTTGGCCGGATTCGTCTTCATGTAGAAAATGAAGATAAGAAAGGGGTACAGCTACAGGTATGTAGAAGCTTTGTCCTAGCATCATAGTTTCTGTTCTGGATTTTCTTTTTGACTTTAAaattgaatataggcttttgctTGAGCTAAGCTCAACTATAGCCTTAGTcgcctttttaaaaagatggtcTAAAATCTTAAGTCTTTATAGAAGGCAAATCTTTccacaaaatttttttaaaaattataatttattaggAATCCTATTTATCCACCATGTAAGCCCAGAGGTGTTTATTTCCTGTTATccttcatctccctcctcctcctcccccttctctctctcactttctgtctatctgtcttggCTGTCTTGgtctgtctgcttgcctgtctctgtctctctgtatgtctttgtctttatctgtatctgtctctctttctatttcttcatgTGCAGtagttgagacaaggtctcacatagGTCAGTTTGGCCTTAGACTCACTGTGTAACAGagtatgaccttgaacttgtaattGTCTGTCCCTCCTACTTCTAACTTCAGAGTGCTTGGACGGTAGGCAGTTGAATCCAGAGCCCCatatatgctaggcaagttctTTGTCAACTAAGCTACATTTTCAACTtcttacttctttatttttttattttcagtgcatttatttatttattcattcattcattcattcattcattctgtgtgtgtctgtgcggtgtacctgtgtgtatatgtctgtgtgggcATGCTTGTGCTATGTCATATGTATAGATGGCAGAGGATAACTTTCAAGTGTTGGTTCTCTTCTctttgtgggtcccagggactgagcttAGGTTATTGCTTAgagcctttacctactgagctgtcTTGATGGCCCCTTCACTTGTCACTCTAAACTTCAGgctttcttctcttctcattcCAGACCCATCCAAATGTGGATAAAAAACTTTTTACTgcagagtctctcattggcttGAAAAACCCAGAGAAGTCATTTCCAGTCAACAGTGATGTAGGGGTACTAAAGTGGAGACTACAAACAACAGAGGAATCCTTTATTCCTTTGACAAGTAGGTATCTGTGATGGGTATTCTCTTAACTTCATTGCCATAGCAAGTTCTTTTTGGCAAAGTGGAATTGATGctatattttgtgtatttgaattaatcattttaaaattttaaaagatttatgtgtatgtgtctttgaaTGAATGTATGTCACCTATAAAGAGGTGCCTGTGAAAGCCAGCAgtcatcagatcctctggagctggaattacagatggttttgagccaccagtGTATAATTTACATAGGATGCTATAGTTCTGCAGTTGTTGATCGACTCTATTtgccattttaacattttctattCTTCCATACTGTTGATCTTATCCCAAAGGCCAAGAAACAGTTC encodes:
- the Arcn1 gene encoding coatomer subunit delta gives rise to the protein MVLLAAAVCTKAGKAIVSRQFVEMTRTRIEGLLAAFPKLMNTGKQHTFVETESVRYVYQPMEKLYMVLITTKNSNILEDLETLRLFSRVIPEYCRALEENEISEHCFDLIFAFDEIVALGYRENVNLAQIRTFTEMDSHEEKVFRAVRETQEREAKAEMRRKAKELQQARRDAERQGKKAPGFGGFGSSAVSGGSTAAMITETIIETDKPKVAPAPARPSGPSKALKLGAKGKEVDNFVDKLKSEGETIMSSNMGKRSSEATKVHVPPVNMESVHMKIEEKITLTCGRDGGLQNMELHGMIMLRISDDKFGRIRLHVENEDKKGVQLQTHPNVDKKLFTAESLIGLKNPEKSFPVNSDVGVLKWRLQTTEESFIPLTINCWPSESGTGCDVNIEYELQEDSLELSDVVITIPLPSGVGAPVIGEIDGEYRHDSRRNTLEWCLPVIDAKNKSGSLEFSIPGQPNDFFPVQVSFISKKNYCNIQVTKVTQVDGNSPVRFSTETTFLVDKYEIL